The Triplophysa dalaica isolate WHDGS20190420 chromosome 14, ASM1584641v1, whole genome shotgun sequence DNA window TATAATTGAATGAACTGTGTGAAATTTGACAAAAGAGAATTTAGTATTGGGGAGATTTTGCATTTGAAAGaatgtgagggtgagtaaattcaattcaattatttctctttagtgtttttcatctgcattgttgcaaagcagcttcaTATGCATATAGTGCCTTTTTAGTTCATCTGTTccttttatgttttgtgttttaactCATTTGTTGTCAGACTTGTCtgaaaaacagaacattttcagTCAGATCACCCAACGATATTGAAGTACACAACCCATTAAACAGAATGCCGGTGCATTTCTTCATTTGAATGAAATTATATTTGTCTGAACACGGATCACTGTGATAATGTAATAACCAAGCCGAACAAATTCCCTGAGTATATTCATGTTGTCTATAGATCTGAATGATTGACGTGTTATTGGACGACGCCCTGTCCTATGAGAGCAGGCTGAGGCCTGTAGACACGCCCACAGTACCTAAATGCCGCctaaacagaaagagagacaggaCTGTGCATGTATGCAGATCAACATGAGACACAACTTTTAGTTACTTTCCTGAAGGACTTAATAAAAGTATGTAAATTGATTTTTTCACTTTTGCGTAAAACGTATATTTCTTTGCAAATTTTTTGACTATGTACACGACACAGTAAAACGTGTGTGATAGTGTATTCCATTGTTTGTGGAGCTTTAACTGTATcaaaatttgaaaacattttcttttttattcccTTTAAATACAAGTTTCCGAGCAAGTTAAATGTTCTCCTTACAATCTGCTTGGCAGTGAAGAGTTCAGAGATTTAAAAGCTTTGTAACAATAGCTAAGGAAACCTCAGCTGTCGTTTGATGTTCAGATAAAATTCAGAAGAAATTAAGCAGGATGTTTGGAGGAAATATAGAGTAACACGTTGGCATGATTTAATGGACTGATACGTGTCTCTTATGCACGCAATCTTGCTTTATaattttgtgtgattgtgtagTCAAACTGAAAAGCTCATTCTCTCTGAAAGAAAACCCACTGGAAAATCCGGAAATGTTTTTCTACAACCGCTATTGTTTGCATGACAATATGCTGTTATATTATGCATTTTCTTGCTCTTTTGCAGAACCCAATCAGAATGGAAGCAAATAATGCAAGTTGGCCAGCCAATGACAGCCATCAGTTCCTCtgtcattttaatgaaagtttcAAGTACATTCTTCTTCCGGTGAGCTACACCCTGGTGTTTGTGGTGGGTCTGGTGCTGAACATCACCGCTATGTATTTCATTCTGTTTCGAACCAAAGGCTGGAAGCCCAACACTATCTTCATGATCAACCTCAATATTTGTGACACCCTCTACATCCTCACTCTTCCCTTCCTCATCTATTACTACGCCGACGGGAACGACTGGCCGTTTGGAGAGCTGATGTGTAAACTCATCCGCTTCCTCTTCTACACAAACCTCTACGCAAGCGTGCTCTTCCTCAGCTGCATCAGTCTGCATCGCTTTCTGGGCGTCTGTCACCCAGTGCGGTCTATGTCTTGGATGAACGCTCGTCGTGCGCGGTTGATCTCCGTGTGCATATGGGTGACTGTTCTTATCTTCCAGTCACCGGTCCTCTATTTCTCCAGGATGAACGGTATGCGGGTGTGTTATGACACCACTAGCAAAGCGCTCTTTAATGATTTTCTGGTGTACAGTTCGGTGGTTATGGTCCTGTTTTTCATCATACCGTTTGGGGTGGTGCTGGTCTGCAACGGCCTAATGGTGAAGAAACTTCAAGAACCCGGAGTGGGCAATGGACCAACGTCGCAGCGCTACAAGCAGAAGTCGGTGAAGATGATCATCATCGTCCTTCTGGTGTTCGTGTTGTGTTTTCTTCCCTTCCACGTGAACCGCAGTATATACTACACCTTTCGATACCTGGACGAGAATGTGAGCTGCGAGATGCTAGAGAATGCAAGCATGGCCTACAAATTCACGCGTCCTCTGGCCAGCGCCAACAGCTGCATCGACCCCGTCCTTTACTTCATGGCGGGACAGGGCTTCAGAAATAACATTAAGAGAAGGTCAAAATCTAACAAGAGgtctgaaaatataaaattcccttCAACCATGCTATGACTTGTCATGTGCAAAAACAATCTGGATTAAAAACTAtagtaaaaagtttttttaagccATGACCCGTCCCAGGACCACGAACCCACGAGGAATGACACCTGTTTTTGTTAAGAGATTTATGAAAGTTCACTGTTCGAAATAAAAATGTGACCCTTGACCAAAGGCCATTTAATGGTATGTGAAGGACCACCTGCACGCCTAAATATATCTGTACTCAGATAGTTTCGTTTCTTGTTAAGCAAACAGACAAATATGAGATGTGTCTAGACGGTTATTAATTTCCCAAAGGCTTTTTAACTCCTGGCAGAAGAGATTGACTAAACTTCGGCTCACTTCCAGGTCTTTTGTAAGGAGTAACATGGGTGTCCTCACAGGTCAAAAAATCTGCAACTCATTGTAAGGTTGAcatttatgtcactcctgaatATTCTTTGTCAATGAACATAAACGTTCTGTTCATAGTTTCTCATTGTAGATTTGATCTGGGGTATATGGTTGCACTTTAACAACGTACAAAGAATTGtcttttgcattaaaatgttcttcTTAAAAGCAATTTCTATTAAACTACTGAATGTTTATTCGATTTCTATGACAAAATAAGGGATTTCTTTTGACAGCACATTAGTTAACATTTTCATTGGTTTTAAGAGTTACAATGTAATGATcattagggttagggtttaaAAAAGGAACAGCAATGTTGAGTGGAGTTTATATCTGAGTTAATACTTGTATAAATCTTTTAGTTAAAAGGTTTTGAACATTAACTAAATTGATCTATGTGAAATTTTGATTACATTACTCAGTTTTAACATCagttttgcaaaaatgttttgtttgtctgcTCCGGCAGATTTCTTTGAATATAGGAGGCAAGCCATTTTCAAGCCTTTCAATACGATTCCTTTTAGTCAGAGTCATATCAAACTGATATTTTAACACTACGGAAAAGATTGTGTAGGATTCAAGATTGTTAaatatgtttgattattttagaCCATAAAAAGGTAAGTAGTTAATGATTCTTTTAAGAGCCTATGACTGAACTGAACTTttagcatgtttattttttaagagtgcagATGAACTTGAAATTGTTGAATCTCTTGAAAAAGTGTGATAATGTAATCTAgccttaaaggcatagttcaccctaaaatgaaaagtttaccatcatttatttaccttcacttggttataaacctgtatgtgactttcttctgtagaacacaaaagaagattttgagaaatgtctcagtggttttgtgttcatactcTTGCTTAGTAcatataaagccctacatggtttagctccTTGGTACCTGAGCTTCTCTTGTCTTACAGTCCttcacgtgcattacgctctcaggtgTCTAGTCAGTTCGTagtacctagaatttcaaaatcaagtgctgGTGGTAGATCCTATTTCTATCTAGCGCCTTAATTTTGGAATAGTCTTCCCTGTACTGTCCGGGATGCAGACACACTCTTTCAGTTCAAATCTAGACTAAATACGTATCTTTTATATCTTTCATACACTACGCATCCATAATACAAATCTTCTtagggtttaggctgcattagtcagatcaaccggaaccagtaGCACTTCCTATCACAACTGATGTACTTAATGCATCAAATATTGTAGAACAGTAAACTGCTCTTAGCTGTCTTGTCTCCTTGTTCCGAGGTTACCACAGcgagcaggatgcagttcatgcccagacctgatggtagAGCTGACTGTGGGAAGCGgcgacctgacaagagctgagatgatagagctggatcaAGAAGGAAGCTGCGACTTAACATGCCTTCACTACAAAATGTTAACTgctattaaattattaatgatACTCTCAAACTATAATCTACATTATTACtaaatttattgttattttgtctAGTTGTGCAAACACTTTcaagcttttgccagaggggaactggaatcctcTGGTTGGGCTTGGGATATCCCAAATTATTTTTGCGTACGTGTCGCTCTTCTGTGTTttaaccttttttgtttttacttgtataACTTAAAATGTAGTCAATATGTTTAATGTACAgttgctttgtaacaatgaaaattgtaaaaagcactatataaataaagctaACTTGACTGACAATGGACGTCAATGAgggttgtttggttatcaacattcttcaaaatatcttcttttgtgttctgctaaagaaagaaactcattcaggtttgatatgacaagagaatttgcattttttgatGAAATAACTTCACATTTATTGCTGTTGATTTACTGGCACAAACAACATGCtaatgagtgtttttttttattctcaagTATGCTACatgagaaacataaaaaaaaatctattctcAAGTATGCTACATGCAAAACATTTACCGTTAACACCGTTAAccaccacatcctcctgtcgaccCTCAAGGCTCTGGGTGTCTCTGGagtggtgctacaatggttccgGTATTACCTCACAGGtggtcatttagagtatcctggagaggaGAGgtctctgagtcccaacatctcgacacaggggTGCCTcggggctcagtgcttggtccattgctcttttctgtatacatgacgtccctaggctctgtcatttggaaacatggcttttcctatcactgctatgcggatgatacacaactcgtCATTTCggcctgacgatccgactgtttctgcatgcATTTCAGCATTCCTTAGCTGACATTTCACTCTGAGAGCCGGTAGCCAGCAccacccggtcctgtagattcatcctctacaatattaggaaaattagacctttcctaCCGAGCATGTCACGCAAGTCCTAGaccaggctcttgttctgtccagactggactactgcaatgcgctactggctgGATTTCCAGCTTGCataaccaaacctctacagacgacccagaatgcagcagcaagagtggtcttcaatgaaccgaagagagcgcACATCAATCCTCTCTTCATTTAGTTACATTGGCTcactatagtcgctcgcatcaaattaaagactctgctcctggcctacaagacaatccactggttcggcacccctTTATCTTCCCTCGCTAATCCAGACGAATGTACCCACCAGATCCCTAGGCTCTGCAAatgaacaacgtcttgtggtgacatcccaaaaaggtaaaaaatctctcccACGTCTTTGGATTGGTTCCACATTaatggaatgatctgcctgctgctacaaaatcagcagattctgtagccatctttaaggatcgtctgaaaacacatctcatccGTCAACACCTAATcaatcagttctgacttctatctcttctactctttaaaaaaaagaaaaaaaatacttagcCCTGTATACTGTGGAAGgctatgagaccagttttttatGGAGTTATggtttttgttgtccttatgttgttccaatttcTTCCATTGTTTACATCATCTGTAAGACGCttatgactaaa harbors:
- the LOC130435628 gene encoding P2Y purinoceptor 2-like; translation: MYADQHETQLLVTFLKDLIKNPIRMEANNASWPANDSHQFLCHFNESFKYILLPVSYTLVFVVGLVLNITAMYFILFRTKGWKPNTIFMINLNICDTLYILTLPFLIYYYADGNDWPFGELMCKLIRFLFYTNLYASVLFLSCISLHRFLGVCHPVRSMSWMNARRARLISVCIWVTVLIFQSPVLYFSRMNGMRVCYDTTSKALFNDFLVYSSVVMVLFFIIPFGVVLVCNGLMVKKLQEPGVGNGPTSQRYKQKSVKMIIIVLLVFVLCFLPFHVNRSIYYTFRYLDENVSCEMLENASMAYKFTRPLASANSCIDPVLYFMAGQGFRNNIKRRSKSNKRSENIKFPSTML